One stretch of Armigeres subalbatus isolate Guangzhou_Male chromosome 2, GZ_Asu_2, whole genome shotgun sequence DNA includes these proteins:
- the LOC134215050 gene encoding uncharacterized protein LOC134215050: MVFHCTLCGMGPRTTILFVGIISLAFSAGYIFFTLSGVLAHNCHLNMTTSPQEYGIYLYYLRNSECGPVNLTYLGMDGIPAEFVVSVPDVSAAAERTYIFCIVGLVLFGVWFVTSFFSLISICTSCIGRCCIAIGLYPYVITSFLVLIYTAVAFVYYLIDFIKSFDLDFVLEFLEVHNAAELEPFLGQLDELLLVLPPLVMWLVAGFGVFFWFMFLIFAFVMLGVASRLWAENKPAPAYNRTVQQNRIVAPVATAPVEMTEDTRVVYPGPAVAAIRYNDPARQQNEPLPYHQLPPTMVDVRRTIEPLKSGHEPTQDLQISTVPLNDNRNNYPQEPASPLRPSSVVNPYTDKRFSYMPGNPQPFSYLAGPPPHSSPRSSTKLPEVRNQLPWSYFPPVEDSAISKRVTSTLTENKEFPGQEISAPISKAGAIDDRSSDEGKWSGPEYRY, translated from the exons ATGGTGTTCCATTGTACCTTGTGCGGAATGGGTCCGCGGACTACCATTCTGTTTGTCGGAATAATATCGCTG GCATTCTCAGCGGGATACATATTCTTCACACTTTCCGGAGTCTTGGCACACAACTGCCATCTAAACATGACGACATCTCCCCAGGAATATGGCATTTACTTGTACTACCTCCGCA ACTCAGAATGTGGCCCCGTCAATCTGACTTACTTGGGGATGGACGGCATTCCAGCTGAATTCGTAGTTTCCGTGCCAGATGTATCTGCAGCAGCTGAACGGACGTATATTTTCTGTATCGTCGGATTGGTGCTGTTTGGAGTATGGTTTGTTACTTCATTTTTCTCATTGA TTTCAATATGTACATCATGCATAGGCCGATGCTGCATAGCAATTGGACTATACCCTTATGTCATCACTTCATTTTTGGTACTTATCTACACTGCAGTGGCCTTCGTATACTACCTAATCGATTTCATAAAAAGTTTC GATCTTGATTTTGTGCTCGAGTTCTTAGAAGTCCATAACGCAGCTGAACTTGAACCTTTCTTAGGTCAACTCGATGAGCTCCTGCTGGTGCTTCCTCCACTGGTGATGTGGCTTGTGGCAGGGTTCGGAGTGTTCTTTTGGTTCATGTTCCTAATATTTGCTTTTGTCATGCTCGGCGTGGCAAGTCGGTTGTGGGCAGAAAATAAACCAGCCCCAGCTTATAACCGTACAGTGCAGCAAAACCGAATTGTTGCACCAGTTGCAACGGCACCAGTCGAAATGACAGAAGACACCAGAGTGGTTTACCCGGGCCCAGCAGTGGCAGCTATTCGTTACAACGATCCAGCACGGCAACAGAATGAGCCACTACCTTACCATCAACTCCCTCCCACGATGGTGGATGTTCGTAGGACTATTGAGCCCCTAAAGAGTGGCCATGAGCCCACGCAGGACCTGCAGATCTCCACCGTTCCATTGAACGACAATCGCAACAACTATCCCCAAGAACCTGCCTCACCTTTGCGACCAAGTTCCGTGGTCAACCCCTACACTGACAAGCGGTTTTCCTACATGCCTGGAAATCCACAACCCTTCTCGTACCTTGCGGGTCCTCCTCCGCATTCCAGCCCGAGGAGCTCTACGAAACTTCCGGAAGTTCGAAACCAACTGCCATGGAGTTACTTTCCACCGGTGGAGGATTCCGCCATATCCAAACGGGTAACCTCCACTCTGACCGAAAATAAGGAGTTTCCAGGACAAGAGATTAGTGCCCCCATATCGAAAGCAGGTGCCATAGACGATCGATCCAGTGACGAAGGAA AATGGAGTGGTCCCGAGTACCGGTATTGA